The stretch of DNA CGCCCGAGCATCCGGCCATCGGAACCCTGGCCCACGAGGCCGGATTCGATGCCGTCCTGGTAACCCGGTCGCGGCCGGCCATTGCCGAAACCATCAAGGCCGGCATGGTCACCATGACCGCGATGCACGACCTCCGGAGCGTGACCGGCGTGCTGCTGGTGTTAGGCGATCAGCCGAAACTCTCGGTCGACGCAATCCGGGCGGTAATCGGCCGGGCCGGCGGGTCGCCGGCGGCGTTGGTCCGGCCCCGGTACGCCGAGGCGCCGGAGGAGCCGGGTCACCCGGTGTTGGTGGGGCGGGTCCATTTCGGCTTGCTCGAAGCCACCGAGGGCGACCACGGCCTCGACGCGGTCATCAAGCAGCAAGGCCGCGAGTGGCGGTATGTTGACCTGCCCGGGACCAATCCCGATGTCGACACCCCGAAGGATCTCGAGAAGCTGACATGAGAATGAGTTTTGGCGGCGCCCCCGAAATCCGGGCTAGCCGCGCCCAAGTCTGGAAGGCGTTGCTCGACCCGACCTTCGTCGCGGCCTCGGCGCCGGCCATCGAGAAGGTCGACACCATCGACCCGACCCATTTCACGGTAACCGCGGGGCTCGGGATCGGCTCGCTCAAGCTCAAGTTCAAGTTGACGGCCGAGTTGTTCGACATCGTCGAGGGGCAAACCGCCAAGATGCGAGTCCGCGGGAAGGCGCCCGGCTCGACCCTCGACGCCACGACCTCGTTCCACTTGGAAGACGCGCCCGGCGGGATCAAACTCAACTGGACCGCCGACAGCGAAGTGGGTGGCACCATCGCGAGCATCGGCGCCCGGCTTCTCGAAGGAACCTCCCGGCGGCTGGCCGAGGAGTTTTGGCGAGATTTCGCCGCTGCGGTATCCAAGGCCTCGGAGCCCCGATGACTGAATCCACTGAATGGTCCCGCCGGGAGTTCGTGGCCGCCGCGGCCGCCGCCGGCGCCTTGGCCTGCCGGCCCGCGACCCCGCCGCCGCCAATCGCCTCGGCCGAATTGCTCGAGTTGAGCGCGGTAGATGCGGTGGCCGGGATGACCAAGGGCGATTTCACGGCCGAGCGGTACGCCGGGGCGCTGCTGGAACGGTGCGAAGCGCGGAAACGACTCAACGCCTTCATCACCCTCGACCCCCCGCGGGTCCTGGCCGCCGCCCGCGACGCGGACGGTCGCCGCAAAGCCGGCGCCACACTTGGTGCGCTTCACGGGCTCCCGATCCCGATCAAAGACAGCATCAACACCAAGGACCTCCCGACCACCGCGGGCACGCCCGCCCTCCGTAACTTCCGGCCGAAGGCCGACGCGCCGGTGGTCGCGGCCCTCATCGGGGCCGGCGCCATCGTCCTCGGCAAGACCAACCTCCATGAGCTCTCGCTCGGTTGGACCAGCGCCAATCAAGCCTTCGGCCCGGTGGGCAACCCGTACGACCCGACCCGAATCCCGGGCGGCAGCAGCGGGGGCACGGCCGCGGCCGTGGCGTCGCGGATGGCGCCGTTAGGCGTCGCCGAGGACACCGAGGGGTCGATCCGGGTCCCGGCGGCACTCTGCGGAGTCGCCGGATTCCGGCCCACCACGGGCCGCTACTCGACCGCCGGCGCGGTGCCGATCACCCCGCTGTTCGACCAAGTGGGGCCTCATGCCAGGTCGGTGGCCGATCTGGCTCTGTTCGATGCCGTCGTCTCCGGCACCACCGGGCCGATCGAACCGGTGCCGCTGGCCGGCGTTAGGCTCGGTGTCTCCCGCCGGTACTACTTCGAAGGGCTCGACCCCGAGGTCGAACGGATCACCAATGAAGCCCTCAAACGGCTGACCGACGCCGGCGCCATCCTGGTCGAGGCCGAGGTGCCCGATCTGGCCCGGCTGATCGGCCTGACGACCTTTCAGATTCAAGTCCACGACCTGGTCCCGAGCCTGATCAAGTTTCTGGCGGACTACGACACCGGGGTCACCTTCGAGCAAGTCCGGGCCCAGGCAAGCCCCGACATCAAGCAGGCCTTCGATCTCTTTGCTCCCGGCGCGAAGGGCGCCGTCTCGAAATCGGCCTACCTCGCGGCCCGGGACGTCCACCTTCCCCGGCTCAAGGCCGTCTTTCAGGCGTACTTTGCGGCCAACGGCGTCGCGGCGCTGGTGTTCCCGGCCACCCGGATGCCGGCCGTGCCGATCGGGACCGACACGGTGGAACTCGGAGGGAAGACGATCCCGTTCGACACGGCGATCGCCCGAAACATTGCCCCCGGCAGTACCACTGGTCTTCCGGGTCTGGTACTCCCGGCCGGCCTCACCTCGGGCGGCCTGCCGGTGAGTTTGGAGTTTGACGGGCCGAGTGG from Gemmatimonadota bacterium encodes:
- a CDS encoding nucleotidyltransferase family protein, with the translated sequence MTVHAIVLAAGAGTRFGGDTPKLLAPWNGRPLIASVLATLVSAQAEGLVSEVFVVYPPEHPAIGTLAHEAGFDAVLVTRSRPAIAETIKAGMVTMTAMHDLRSVTGVLLVLGDQPKLSVDAIRAVIGRAGGSPAALVRPRYAEAPEEPGHPVLVGRVHFGLLEATEGDHGLDAVIKQQGREWRYVDLPGTNPDVDTPKDLEKLT